The window CTCACAAAGTTACAGCACCAAACCCTCACCATGGGAAAGAAGAGACTGTATGCTCCTTTTGGCTTCTACATGTCTGTTTTTTGAGCTTATGAAGAAGAACGATCTCTCAGGCCATTCAAAGTTTGCCACTGTATGCTGAAGTTCAGAGCCATTTCAGCAGTGCACCCTGCTATAGGACCTTTGTTTAATTACcaaattttgcacattttagtCTCTTCTCCCACTGTTCAGCACTGCCTGCAACTGTCAATTATGATGCATAGAAATATTATATAGAATGATGCATAGAAATAATATATAGAATGTATGCATTTCTAATGCACTTTGAACATTAATGTTTATGTTCCCAAGAAACATAATGGCAATTAATTATCTGaaaattatattgttatatgttGTTACAGGGAAGGCTTCTTTGTTCATACAGCCTGATGTGAGAAAACACCACAGTACAATATGTTCTGATACCACTATTGTTATTTCCCAGGTTTCCACTGGacaatttttttggaaaattaaaCACACCATATGAATTATGTATTTAGTGAAATGCATTCCAAATACAGTGCATCATGAAATTATTCACATTGCATTGCTTTATCCACATTTGATTTGATTGACgtcatttctcagttttttcttttatttgccAAAACCCTTGTCTCTGTGTctttatggggtgttgtgtttagaattctgaggggaaaatgaatttaatccattatGGAATAATGCTGTACCATAACAAATtgtggatgcactgtatacatgaaacaaataaacataCCCATTCCCAAGCATGAAGATAAACTATTTTTGTCACATATTCCAGTATTCTAGgtatagaaaaaaacaatagatatggggcagtggtggccaagtgaataaggaagcggtcccagaatcagaaggttgccggttcggatctcaatccgccaaggtgccacttgagcaaagcaccgtccccacatactgctccccggccacctgtcatggctgcccagtggtcactaagggtgatgggttaaaagcagaggacacatttcgttgtgtgcactgtatgctgtgtaATGGTTATTATTATGAGGattatcattattttgtttGATCAATAGCAACAattcctacaaaaaaaaatcaacattaaaataaactatAAAATCACTTTATTATCTAAAGTGCCCCTGCTGGCACCTATAACCCCAGGGTCAAGCCAACCCTACAAGGAAACAAAATCAAGAGGtaaggtttttatatatatgtatgtatgtatgtatgtgtgtgtgtgtgtgtgtgtgtgtatatacacacacactaaattatatatatatatatatataataaaataaaaaacacctTACCTAAACCTTATAtaagtaacacacacaaacatatattttaCTCTGCAAAACAGTGCCAGCTAAATGTGGCTTGTTTCAATTTTCCCCCAGTATCACAGGAAGCCGTGGTTGTCTCATGTAGTAGGTGTGCTTAACATTAAATTTCATTTCTCTTTGGCTCCAGATTTAACAACAGCTGCAACCTTTCTGTAAATGACTAGACCAATGGAGcccaaatacaaatatttttacaatcAGTGTTTCGGTAATTCCAAATCTGTAATTCCAAAAACAGAAGTGCTGGTTTAAGTAGGTCCATCACTGGCCTTTTGGTTGACAACTTCAGGGTCTGCATAAATGAGAAACCCTGTAAAAAGACTATCAGTCCAGTATGGGTCAAAGAACAGTCCATTCTGTTCTGAGTAGAAGATCTGAAGCCAGACCTGATCATTCTTCTTCAGACGTAGAACTGTTGATCCAGATGCCACATCATGGTTCCCTGTGTTGCCATCAAAGGTTTTTATCTTGTATTGCCCGTTATGAACTAGACCAATGGCCAGGTGTTTGTCGGCCAGTGTGATGTCATAGGTGAAGAAGTACACCCCTGGGATACCGCAGAGGAATTTGCCAGTGGTAACATTGTAATGACCACCCTCGTTAATCAGGATGCGGTTGAAGCGGATAGGAAGGCGTTCCTTCGGGTAACTTTTAGTCATGGCCACAGAAAATGCTGATCTAGCTCCTGGGCCACAGCTGCATACTCCCATTACACCCGCCTCCCCCTCATCCCCCTTGTCCCCCTTTACACCAGCCACACCGGCCAGGCCTGGAAAGCCCCGCAGTCCCCTCGAGCCCCTGAGCCCTGCTTTTCCAATTACTCCCAATTGACCCTTTAATCCCTGTTTTCCAAGATTACCAGGATGACCAGGAtctcctattaaaaaaaaaaaaaagtcatgaggGGTTATTCTCATATTTATTCAGTGATTATATTTCAGTGATTAAAAGTTCAGGTTCAGTAATTAAACACCCTCACTGCCTTTTTATGCCAACCTTATGCGTTCAGGGGGTTCAACACAAAAACCCAGTCAAGATTTTTACTGCGCCTTTCTTAAAGGttgtaattattaatttatatgtaaTTACTATTCAACCTTTAGTTACTGTTCATGtgaaatattataaacattataCATTTTAGCTTAAACTCTTCTGAGTGTCATTATTTCCAAAGTCAGTTTAACTGGAGCAACATGTTCCAGGTGTCATGGGCTGTATTCTGTTCCCAGTATCAGTACCAATACAGACAGAATTGCTCTTTGTTTACTGGTTGATGTAAAGACCTTGGATGCCACATGTAAAATATTATCAGAAGATACAAACATGTTGAAACTCTGCTTCTCATTTGGGGTTTCTTTTATAGAGCTACAGCAATGCACAATGCCTA of the Denticeps clupeoides chromosome 18, fDenClu1.1, whole genome shotgun sequence genome contains:
- the c1qtnf2 gene encoding complement C1q tumor necrosis factor-related protein 2, with product MNHTMLLLSLAFSLLFLASTDSTSSTVKKGKNFTLHSSQVVCSFPGPQGIPGSPGSPGIPGTMGRMGPPGNDAMDGKDGDKGDKGDRGDPGHPGNLGKQGLKGQLGVIGKAGLRGSRGLRGFPGLAGVAGVKGDKGDEGEAGVMGVCSCGPGARSAFSVAMTKSYPKERLPIRFNRILINEGGHYNVTTGKFLCGIPGVYFFTYDITLADKHLAIGLVHNGQYKIKTFDGNTGNHDVASGSTVLRLKKNDQVWLQIFYSEQNGLFFDPYWTDSLFTGFLIYADPEVVNQKASDGPT